The Solidesulfovibrio fructosivorans JJ] nucleotide sequence GCTGCGCGACAACCTCAAGATGGAGCTCGACCTGTCCGCCGCCGGACACTGAAAGGACAAACGGCAACGCAAGGCAACGAACGCGTTGGGGAGGGAAGGCATGCAACGTGCGCAAGACGGTCAAAAGGCCGCGCCCCCGGAAGAGATTCCCGGCCGGGGCGTGCGCATCCGCAGCGGCTATGCGCCGGGGCTGGTCGGCGCCGTGGGCGCGCTGCTCGGCCGGTATTACGCCAAGGCCTGGGGCGCGGGCGCGCCCTTCGAAGTGTTGGCCACGCGGGACGTGTGCGCCTTTATCGAGGGCTACGATCCGGACAGGGACCTGATGCTTGCGGCGTATGCCGGCGAGGTCCTGGTCGGGTCCATCGCTGTCATCGGCCGCGTTCCCGGGGCGGACGGGGCGCACGTGCGCTTTTTCCTCGTGGACCCGGCCTG carries:
- a CDS encoding GNAT family N-acetyltransferase; the encoded protein is MQRAQDGQKAAPPEEIPGRGVRIRSGYAPGLVGAVGALLGRYYAKAWGAGAPFEVLATRDVCAFIEGYDPDRDLMLAAYAGEVLVGSIAVIGRVPGADGAHVRFFLVDPAWQGNGIGKTLFTRAMAWWRERGGGRISLWTVDGLPVSRRMYEKAGFRIVERVSDARNTVPCENIKMVLDLPAPGH